In Chitinophagaceae bacterium C216, the genomic stretch GTAGCGCTTTTTCCAGATCTTCAGGCGTATCAATCGCTATATTCTTATAATCAGTTTCGGCCATGTAAATATCTATACCGTTATATAAAAACCGTAGCTGCTCCAGTTTTTCAATTTGTTCTAATGGTGCTTTGGGCAATGTAGTAAAATGCAATAATTCCGCTTTGCGAAATGCGTATACACCAATGTGCAGATAGTAATGAAACTCTGTATTCGCATCTCGTTGATACGGAATCATACTACGGCTGAAGTACAGCGCTTTGTTGTACTTGTTCGTTACCACTTTTACCATGTTGGGGTTCGAAGCATCTGCCGAATTATCCATTTTTCGCATTAAAGAGGCTACTTTTACTTCTGGATTCTCAAATAAGCGCACCAATTTTTCTAAAGGCTCTTTTTGAATAAAAGGCTCATCGCCCTGCACGTTTACCACTACATCCACATCGAGAGAGCGTACAGCTTCGGCAATGCGGTCTGTACCACTATCGTGTTCTTCCCGACTCATAAGGGCTTTACCGCCTCGCGAACTGATTTCTTGGAAAATAATATCGCTGTCGGTAATCACATATACATCATGAAATAAACCACTATTTACAGCAGCCTCATAAGTATGTGTGATTACGGGTTTATCACCCAACATTTTCATCAGCTTGGCAGGAAATCGCGTAGCTGCATAACGGGCGGGAATCATCGCAATTACTTTACTCATATATCAAAAGTAGGGAAAATTATGAGTGGCAACGGAACCATGAACATAGTTGGTAACATTGTTTAAGGTTCGTTTTTTCTGATAAAAGGATCTTTTAAAAGGTTGATAAAATCTTCATCTTTTTCGTTAGGGTAATAACGATCCAATCCGTAGCGAATTTGTGAAGGCTCTAAAGAGGAGAATGTACCGAACATACGATCCCAAATCGAAAACACCGCTCCATAGTTGCTATCGGTATAAGGCTGCTTCCAGTGATGATGTACTTTATGCATATTGGGAGACACTAGTATATAGCTTAATGATTTATCCAGCAGTGGGGGCAGACTAATGTTGGCATGAGTAAATGCTGTGGTTACAACAACGAGCGTTTGATAAATCATCACACTGTACATAGGCGCACCACTTACAAAAATCAGCAACAAAAAGAAAATACCACGTAACAAACTGTCGCCTGGATGATGTCTTAATCCTGTAGTAACGTCTACTTTATTATCGCTATGATGAATAAGATGATAACGCCATAAATAGGCTTTTTTATGCATAACCCAATGCACTAGCCAGCTGCTAAAATCAAGCGCCAGCACACCAATGGCGATGGCGCCGCCCACTCCCGCATTCAACCAGTATACCAATCCCCAATTAGCTGCTTTGCACCAGTCGCTTAACATAACGATGAAAACAGCAAGCCCTGTGTGAATAATCAGATGCATTACCGTAAAGCCAAAGTTCACTAATGCATGTTGCAGTTTGTTTTTGCGATAATTCAATCGAAACAAAGGAATGGCTCCCTCAAGAATCCAGAAGAACAACAAGCCTGCTACCAGCAGTGCCATGCGCTCCAGCGGACGTTGTTCCAAGGTGGAGAAATAGGCGATAATCCGATCCATACAATCGTTTTTAAAAAGCCTACAGCATTTTCGTATTGAAGTTACGGAATAATTAAACCCGGCCGGTCATAAATATGATGGGCGGGGTTTATGTCTGTAGCAGCAACACTTTTATTTTTCAAGAACAGCTTTGAGATTTTCCAGATTTTTTTGAAGGTCTTTTCCTACCATGGCATCCATACATAAATTCAACAGATTAAAAGGATAGGCGCTAGTACCGTACATGCTCCAGGTTACTTTGGTTTTATCGGTAGCAACGGCCTCTGTACTGATCGTAGTCATATTGGTGACTTGCATAGGTTCCTCAAACCGGAGCTCAATATCGATTTTTTGGTTTTCGATAATATTTTTTATTTCTTGTGCGCCTTTTCCTGCGTTTTTATTGCCATCCCAAGCATAAATAAATCCCGGAGTACCATCAGTTCCAGTGAACATTTTTTTCATGCTAGGATCTAGCTGATTCCATACACTGTAATGATCCTGATTTTTAATATACCTTACGTAGCCAAAAACTTCGGATACAGGTTTGTTAATGACAATCTCTCTGGAAATCGAAAACTCTTTTTTCACAAATAGCGCCACAATCAATGCTAGGGCGATAATGGCCAGTAATACAAAGAGCAAGCGTTTTAAAAATTTCATAGCACCCAAATTGAAAATGTAAGAAAAAGGGGTATTCAAAAATAAAAATAGCCATAAAGCTTTCACTTGTCTTTTGGCAAGAAAATGCTTATGCTATGTCATACTCGTGATTACAGTCGAAGCAGTGATTCACTTTTTTGATCGGCAACGGCGCTCCTACATTTAAAAGAATGTTTGCAATTGTTCCTAGCCAGTTACGGATGCTTCGAGGTGTGCTTACTACCTCTATATTCAGTGAACCGCATTTGGGACATGCATTTCGTAACTGATACGCTTCTCGATTTTGGCGAATCAAGTTCAACGCTCTTTCCAGCTGAGGTTCCGCTACCAGTAGTTTAATACCTCCTACAGCATTGGTGAGAATCGGGTCAACAGTTACGGTATTTTCATCTTTTAACCAACAACTGATATTTTCCATTTGCAAGCGTCCTAAGACCAGATGTGCGCTGATATAATTATCAAAAACTGCAGCCACCTTGTAGTCCATGACTAAATTTAAGAAAATTTGTTCAATGAATTGAGCGAAGTAGAGTGGATTGTTTCTAAAAAGTCTGATAACCCCGTTTTAATTGAATAAAAAAAAGCAGGAATCTTTGTTCCTGCTTTTATACATCGCTTTTATTGCATCTATTTTAAATTCTGATAGAAGAAGCCCATCATTGCTTTATAGAACTGAATTTGGTTTTCTTCTTTATAGAATCCGTGTCCTTCGTTGTATTTTACAAGATAAGGCACATTGAATCCTTTTGCTCTCAGGGCCTTTACGATTTGATCCGATTCGGCAATCTTTACTCGGGGGTCGTTGGCACCCTGTACCACAAAGAGGGGTCTTTTGATTTTATCGATTTGATATACGGGAGAAACCTCTTTAGCAATTTTAGCTTCTTCAGGGTTATCTAGGTCGTACCAAATGCTTTTTACCATTTCGGTATAGGGTTTCCAATATTCGGGGAAAGATGCAAAGAAGGTTTCGATATTGGATACTCCTACATAATCTACACCACAACGGTAGAGCTCCGGGGTTCGAATCATACCCATAAGGGTTGCGTATCCTCCATGTGAGCCCCCATAAATGGCAATGCGGTCTTTATCGGCCCAGCCTTGTTTAATAATGTATTGTACACCGTCTTCTACATCGGCCATAACATTTCTACCGATTTGCTTAAATCCGGCTTTCAAGAAGTCTTTACCATATCCTCCCGAAATTCTGAAATTCACTTGAAGGGTTGCGTACCCTCTGCTAGCAAACAGTTGCGCCTCGGGATTGAAACCCCAGCTATCACGAATGCCTTGTGGTCCGCCATGGGGGTTTACAATTACCGGAACTTTCTTACCCTGCAATGCTTCTTTAGGCAAGGTAATATATCCGTGAATGGTAAGTCCATCCCTGCTTTTAAAGGTTATCGGTCGCATTTCGGCCATATCCGCTTCGTTCAGCTGCGGCATCAGATCGTATAGCAACTCGGCCTTCCCCGACTTTGTGTCGTAGATATAATATCTGCCGTACAGTTTATCGCTCTGTACAATCACCAGGTATTTATCTTCTTCATCAGTTTTACCTGCAATATTGAACTGATAGTTTTTAAATTGCGCTGAAAGATTTTGGTGAATCTTCTTAAAGGTTTCACTTACCGGAATAATTTCTACTTTTTCTCCTTCATAACCATAATAATCTAGCTCCCAATTCCTTTTTCGGGAAAGGCTTAAAATGCTTGCATCGTAATTGGGATGTGCGAAAACTTCTTTAATGATTTTTTGTGTTTTAAAATCGTATAGTGCAATCCTGCTTTTGTCTGAATCAAGATTGGTCAATACATACGCTTCGTCTTTATTACCACTTGCATAATTAAAAGCTAAAATAGAGAATCCCTCATACCAGTTGCTTTCTGTAATCAGCTTAAAGTCTTTTTCTCCATCCAGACGGTAATATAACTGCGTTTTGATACCATCTTTCATTTTATAATAAGCCTTCAGCTCCCCGAAGCGATTGAATACATAGTCGGCAATAGGGTTCAACGGGTCTTCATTGGTAAATAGTTTTTCGATGGCTCCTGTGTTGACGTTGATCTTATAGGGTTCATGAATTTGTTTATTATCCTTGTTTAGGCCCACAATGATAAAGTCTTTATAATCTCTGGAAGCGCTGATAATATTAGCCTGTACGCCCTCGAATGGAGTCAGATCAATGGTTTGTGACCCGTCCAAATTGGCTGCATAGAGATGATAGTTTTCATCGCCACCCTTGTCCATTACATACAAAAGTCGATTATCGTTTACCCATCCATATCCTTTAATAAGCTCATCTTTTTCTTCAATGGCCCGCGTAACCTTGCCCGTTGCAATCTCTTTCACATATACATGTCTTTTGTTGTTTTCGTCCTTCTCCATGTAGGAAAGATATTTTCCATTGGGCGATAGCTGAAACTGCGAGGATTTAGGTTTTCTGAAATAATCCTCTACGGAATATTTGTAAGAGCCTTTATCCATTTCCATCAACTTCTGAATTTCTTCTTCAGAAGAAGGTAGCGATGGATCTCCTGGCAATTCTTTTTTTGTTTTTTTCAACTGTAAAGGAATTTCTACACCACTTTGAAAGAATTTTCCTTCTATAACCTCTCCTTTCAATACTCCTTTGTAAGTAATACCGAACTGAGAGAGCCCTAAGGTCACTTCAGGGTTTTTAAACTCTACTTTGTCCAGTGGCAACCCTGTTGCTCCCTGAGCGGGAATATCCAAGCTAGCCGCTAGTGTTCCGTCTTTATTTTCTTCTACATTAAAGGTCATTTCTATCTTTTGACCCATTCCTTCTAATGTTCCTTTCCAGGTGCCGGATATTTGTGCCATAAGCTCCTGTGAAAGACCAATTGCAATGGCCATAATCAGTATTGTATGTTTATACATAATATAATTTTTTCGAATTATTGTAAATGCAAAGATGCAAAAACTCATTGCCATGTGGGGTTCACACAGCTCGGTGTTTTGGCTTTTGAAATCTTTTATCAATAGAATCTGAATGAATAACTCAATCCAGTCGAAAAATAGGTTAGTGTATTTATCAATAATCCCGGGTACGTTTTAAAAAAAGGCAATGTACTACTGTACATTGCCTTTTTAAACCTATTTTTATTGATTCAGCATAAGTGGCATTACCAGCATCAACAGGTCCTCATTTTCGTCCTGTTCAACAGGCTTGATAAGCCCTGCTTTAGTAGGTGTGCTAAGTTCCAAGTATACATCTTCGCTTTGTGTACTGTTGAGCATTTCAATCAGGAACTTAGCATTGAAAGCAATTTGGATGTCTTCGCCATTGTACTGACACTTCATGCGCTCATTACCTTCGAAGCTGAAGTCAACATCTTGTGCTGCTAGCTGTAGTTCACTGCCGCTGATGGTTAAGGCCACCTGATAAGTACTTTTGTTACTGAATACACTTACACGGCGCAGCGCTCCTAGAAACTCTTGTCTGTTTACAGTTAATCTGTATGGATTTTCGGCAGGAATGACCACTTTGTAATCGGGGAAACGCGCATCTATCAAGCGACAGCTCAATCGGGTGGAGCCATGTGTAACAAAGAAGTGGTTGCTATTATAGTTCAGGATGATTTCGTCGTCATTGTCGGGCAAAGCCGATTTCAGTAGGTTCAACGGTTTACGTGGAACAATAAAGCTGTCGTTGCCTGCTGCTTCTACGTCGTTACGTTTATAACGCACTAATCTGTGAGCGTCTGTAGCTACAAACTGTACACCGTTTTTGCTGAGTTCGAAAAATACGCCGGTCATCGCGGGGCGCAAATCGTCGGTGCTAGTAGCAAATAAGGTTTTGTTAATTGCCGTTACTAAGGCAGAAGCAGTCATTTTGAAAGAGGTAGTATCATCTGCTGATGGTTCTTTCGGGAAATTATCGGGGTTTTCACCCATTACTTTATACTTACCGCTATCGCTGGTTATTTCCACTCCGAAATTTTTATCGATGGTGAAGGTCAGCGGCTGATCCGGAATATTTTTTAATGAATCAATCAGAATTTTTCCCGGAATACATACTCTTCCGCTATCCTTAGCCTCAATTTCCATTTCGGTTCTCATCACTGTTTCCAGATCCGTAGCGACAATGGTAAGCTTATTGGCTTCGATTTCAAAAAGGAAATCCTCCAATATCGGTAAAACGGTATTTGCGTTGATGACGCCTGAGAGGTTTTGCAGCTGTTTAAGCAACGCGTTTGATGATGCGATAAATTTCATCCGAATAAAAATTTTATAATTTTTGCCCCGATTTGGGGTGCAGCGAAACTACTATAAAAAAGATTTAACGCAATATAAATTATTTCAGAATATTGGAGCGCTCCCAACTCAAAAGCTTTGTATCTTTCACCTCCCTCACAGCGTTTCAATACGGAGAGAGGGGGTTAAAAGTAGTTAATGGATGGGCAACTATGGCGAACAGCTGACTAGGGAACAGGCATTGCAAAAACTCAGGCACTACTGTGCCTATGCCGAACGCTGCCATAAAGATGTGATTAATAAGCTATATGAACTCGATGTGCGTAAAAAAGACCACGATGAAATTCTTGCCACTCTCATCGAAGAAAACTACCTGAACGAAGAACGATTTGCAAAGCAGTTTGCCGGCGGCCATTTTCGAATTAAAAAATGGGGACGCAACAAGATTATTCAGGCATTGCGACAAAAGGATATCAGCGATTATTGTATCACAGTGGCTATGAAAGAAATAGATGAGGAAGCATACATGCATACACTGGAGCGGCTTTTTGAGGAAAAATGGAGCAGCCTGAACCGGGAACGTAATCGCTTTATAAAAATGCGAAAAGTATCGGATTATCTGATACAGAAAGGGTATGAACCGGCCCTGATTAATGAACTTTTTAAGAATTTATCATGAAAGACAAACTAACGGTCACACTCATTCAGACAGCATTGGCATGGGAAGATAAGGCGGCCAATCTGAACAAGCTGCAGCAAAAGATAGAAGGCCTTCAGGAAAAAACGCATATAATCATCCTCCCCGAAATGTTTTCTACAGGGTTTAGTATGAATGCTCCCGTTCTTGCGGAAACCATGGATGGTCCTACCGTTGCCTGGATGAAAACAATGGCTGCGCAGAAAAAAGTAGTGCTGACGGGAAGTTTGATAATAAAAGAAGACTTTGGGGCGAATAAACACTCCTATTATAACCGTCTCATATGGATGTTACCTACGGGGCAGTACGGATATTATGATAAAAGGCATTTGTTTGCCTTTGCTGGAGAAGATGAATCCTATACTGCTGGTGAAAAAAGACTAATAGCATCTGTAAACAACTGGAAGCTGAATCTGCAGGTATGTTATGACCTGCGGTTTCCGGTTTGGACACGTCAGGTTATAGCCTCACAAACACCCCGACAGGAGATAGCGCCCGAATACGATGTGCTAGTATATGTAGCCAACTGGCCCGAAACGCGTGTACATGCTTGGAGAACGCTTCTTCAGGCGCGTGCGATAGAAAATCAATGCTATGTAATAGGCGTTAACCGTGTGGGTACTGATGGCAAGGGTATCCATTACTCCGGAAACAGTATGGTGGTGGATCCATTGGGAGCCATATTGTATGATAAAAAGGACGAAGAAGATATTTTCACTATTACGCTGGATAAAGAACATTTGAATACGGTGCGCCAGAAGTTTCCATTTTGGAAAGATGCGGACCAGTTTAAGATTTATTGAACGTGCTGCGCATTTTTAATCAGTTCAATGGCTTTTTTCATTTTGTAATCTTCTCTGCGTCGGATGGCTTCAAGGCTTGGCCCTACAAATACATCGGGCGGTACACCTTGCCCTTTTAGGGCTGCATTTTTATTCACTACCATACGGAAGAGAGGCAACCGAAAACGCACTTTGCTGTGCGGTAATGTTACATCCGGAATAAGCATGGCCGTATTGCCATAAGCACCCCCACCCGATGGTTCGCCTACAATTTGCACATTGGATTGTCCTTTCAGGATATTCAACACAATAGTACTGGCTGAATAAGTAAAACCGCCACTCAGCAAAAACACTTGTCCGTCGAAATGATATTTCTTTTTAGGTTTGAACACCTGTTTTTCAAGATGGGTATAGTGCAGTTTGCCATTGCGCTTTTGGGTGCCTAATTTGATAATCAGTTTATTCCAAAAATCCTTTTCGATGTATTTGCTGTACGCGGACTTTGAAGTAATGGCGTAGATAGAATCTGCGAGTTTATAGGAATGGTCGGTCAAGTATCTCAACAAAGCATTAGCATTGCTAAGTCTTCCGCCTCCGTTCAAACGTAGATCAAGAATCAAATGAGGTATACCTTTTTTATGCAGTTCTTTGAATGATCGCCGAAGGAAGGATTGGAGCTGTAGCTTTTCCGAAAAACTGTTGAGCTCCATAATGGCATATCCCTCTGCTGCCTTTATCTCAAAAGAACGTGCTTGTTTCAATTTTTCTTTGCGGGAAATTTTTGGGGTTTTAGAAGCCGGTTTTACATCAAGCGAGTCTTTCTTTGCAGCAATAGGTTTAAAATAAAAGCGGTGAGGTTGACCGGTTGAATCTTTGAAACTCAGATGCCGGATAAACCTTGTGCCATACAGCAGGGCATACAGATTACCGAAATCGAGGCTGATTCGTTGACTTTTTGCTACCGGATTATTACCGTCCGCGGCAACAAAGCGAAACATTGTATCAATGATCGCTGTTACCGGAGTATCATTAAGGGAATCGATCAGGTCGCCCGAATTGATGGGAATATTTTTGAGTCGGGACGCTACTACCACTGCTGTGTCGTTCCAGGTTTTGATGGAAAGAGGAAAATTAATGGGAGGTTTATTCTTTTGGAAGTACTTCGAATAGCTTTTGGAAGGCTCTACTGTGGTATGTCCGCACTGAATCTGAGAGGACACGGCCATGAGTATTTTCCTGAATTCTTGTTCGGTGAGGCTATCAGTAATCAGTTTTCGACCAGCATCAAATACGCTGTCCATATATGCCTTGGAGCTGTGCCAATATAGGCTGGGATGTCTTTCTTCCAATATATTTTGGAACAAAGTATAATCTTCCTGTAATGCGGCTGCGCTGTATTTTTGGGCAGGATGAAAAGTTTTTTTTGTTGGGGAACAGGAGCAAACCCATACTGCTAGCAGCAACAGACCGCACCATCGATAAAAATATGTTTGCCCTAACATAGGCGGGTCAATAATCCGTCGGATAAAAACATCAACAACGAAAAGAATCATTTTATTGAATCGGGTTCCAGCCCTGTGCTACTAATTTGTGTTTGGCTCCGCCTTTGGTGATGATATGGCAACTTTCTTCTATATCGGCCATATATCCAATAATGCTGATTTGATCGTTATCTTTTATTTTATCATAATCATCCTGCGCTACAGTAAATAAAAGCTCATAATCCTCACCGCCGCTGAGAGCGCATAAAGTTGGATCTAGTTCAAACTTAAACGCTGCCAATCGGGAATCTTCCGCAATGGGAATTTTTTCTTCATATAATACACACCCCAGATTGCTTTGCTTGCAGATGTGTAAAACTTCGGAACTAAGGCCATCGCTTACATCGATCATAGAAGTAGGAACCACTTGTTTTTCTGCAAAAAACTCCACAATGTCTTTTCGTGCTTCGGGTTTTAATAAGCGTCCGATTACATGCGTTTGTTGTTCTAAATCTGGCTGTACGGATGGTGTTTCCAGAAATATCTTTTTTTCTCTTTCCAGAAACAGCAAGCCAAGATAAGCGGCTCCCAAATCTCCCGACACACAAATTAGATCTCCTTTTTTAGCAGTACTGCGTTTTACAAATGTATCAGGAGTGACTTCTCCAATAGCGGTTACGGATATTACAAACCCTTTTTGAGAAGTTGTGGTATCGCCTCCGACGAGGTCCACTCCATATTTATTGCAGGCCACATATACGCCTTCGTAAAACTCTTCCAAAGCCTCAAGGCTCATGCGATTGCTAACGCCAATGCTTAGTGTAATTTGAGTAGGAGTGGCATTCATGGCATATACATCGCTCAGGTTTACGATGACACTTTTATAACCTAGATGTTTCAATGGCGTATACATCAGGTCGAAGTGAATACCCTCCAGCAACAGGTCGGTTGTGATGACGGTCTGCTTACCGAAATGATCAATAACGGCAGCATCATCACCTACTCCCACCAGTGTAGAAGCGTTTTGCAATTCGATGTTTTTGGTGAGGTGGTCTATTAAACCAAACTCTCCCAAATCGGCTATTTCAGTTCTTTGTTCACTCATATATATGTGTATAAAAGTCGCTTCTAATGCGTGTATCAAATGTAGGATTGTATACAATAATTATTACGAAGCGCTGATAACTTTATCTAAGTTTTCTTTTTTCGTTAGAATTATTTACTGATTGTGGATCACCTTCAACATTTGTTCATGAATCAGACCATTGGTGGCCAAAATCCGGTGTTGGTAAGGGCTGTAAGGGTTTCCATCAAAATCGGTAACCTTACCTCCTGCTTCTTCAACAATCAGAAATCCTGCTGCGCTATCCCAGGGTTGTAATCTGTGTTCGTAAAAACCATCCAATCTGCCACAAGCCACCCAGCAAAGGTCTATGGCGGCAGCTCCTAAACGACGCACCGGCACTCCTTCGGTAATAAGACGTTCGAAAACCTGCAGAGGCCCGTTTTGCTCGTGGATATAAGTATAAGGGAATCCTGTAACCAGACAACTTTTCATGGCGTCGGTTTCGCTACTCACTTTAATGGGTTTTCCGTTAAGCGTAGCACCGCCTCCCCTTTCGGCAAAGAACAACTCGTTCATATGAGGATTGTACACCATTCCCAGAATCATTTCGCCGCTTTTTTCCACCGCCACTGAAATACAGTTGATAGGAATGCCGTGGGCAAAATTGATGGTTCCATCTATGGGATCAATAATCCATTTATATTCAGAGTGTTGGGGCAGATCGCCACTTTCTTCGGTTAAAATATGATGATCGGGATAGGTTTTTTTTATGACTTCGATAATCGCTTTTTCTGAGGCTTCATCGGCTTCTGTAACGAGATTGTTACGACCTTCCTTGTACTTGATATCAAAAGTCTGATTGAAATATTTTACTACCTGT encodes the following:
- the thiL gene encoding Thiamine-monophosphate kinase; translation: MSEQRTEIADLGEFGLIDHLTKNIELQNASTLVGVGDDAAVIDHFGKQTVITTDLLLEGIHFDLMYTPLKHLGYKSVIVNLSDVYAMNATPTQITLSIGVSNRMSLEALEEFYEGVYVACNKYGVDLVGGDTTTSQKGFVISVTAIGEVTPDTFVKRSTAKKGDLICVSGDLGAAYLGLLFLEREKKIFLETPSVQPDLEQQTHVIGRLLKPEARKDIVEFFAEKQVVPTSMIDVSDGLSSEVLHICKQSNLGCVLYEEKIPIAEDSRLAAFKFELDPTLCALSGGEDYELLFTVAQDDYDKIKDNDQISIIGYMADIEESCHIITKGGAKHKLVAQGWNPIQ
- the recX gene encoding Regulatory protein RecX, translated to MGNYGEQLTREQALQKLRHYCAYAERCHKDVINKLYELDVRKKDHDEILATLIEENYLNEERFAKQFAGGHFRIKKWGRNKIIQALRQKDISDYCITVAMKEIDEEAYMHTLERLFEEKWSSLNRERNRFIKMRKVSDYLIQKGYEPALINELFKNLS
- the kpsU gene encoding 3-deoxy-manno-octulosonate cytidylyltransferase, yielding MIPARYAATRFPAKLMKMLGDKPVITHTYEAAVNSGLFHDVYVITDSDIIFQEISSRGGKALMSREEHDSGTDRIAEAVRSLDVDVVVNVQGDEPFIQKEPLEKLVRLFENPEVKVASLMRKMDNSADASNPNMVKVVTNKYNKALYFSRSMIPYQRDANTEFHYYLHIGVYAFRKAELLHFTTLPKAPLEQIEKLEQLRFLYNGIDIYMAETDYKNIAIDTPEDLEKALHLISSQ
- the dnaN gene encoding Beta sliding clamp — its product is MKFIASSNALLKQLQNLSGVINANTVLPILEDFLFEIEANKLTIVATDLETVMRTEMEIEAKDSGRVCIPGKILIDSLKNIPDQPLTFTIDKNFGVEITSDSGKYKVMGENPDNFPKEPSADDTTSFKMTASALVTAINKTLFATSTDDLRPAMTGVFFELSKNGVQFVATDAHRLVRYKRNDVEAAGNDSFIVPRKPLNLLKSALPDNDDEIILNYNSNHFFVTHGSTRLSCRLIDARFPDYKVVIPAENPYRLTVNRQEFLGALRRVSVFSNKSTYQVALTISGSELQLAAQDVDFSFEGNERMKCQYNGEDIQIAFNAKFLIEMLNSTQSEDVYLELSTPTKAGLIKPVEQDENEDLLMLVMPLMLNQ
- the yafV gene encoding Omega-amidase YafV codes for the protein MKDKLTVTLIQTALAWEDKAANLNKLQQKIEGLQEKTHIIILPEMFSTGFSMNAPVLAETMDGPTVAWMKTMAAQKKVVLTGSLIIKEDFGANKHSYYNRLIWMLPTGQYGYYDKRHLFAFAGEDESYTAGEKRLIASVNNWKLNLQVCYDLRFPVWTRQVIASQTPRQEIAPEYDVLVYVANWPETRVHAWRTLLQARAIENQCYVIGVNRVGTDGKGIHYSGNSMVVDPLGAILYDKKDEEDIFTITLDKEHLNTVRQKFPFWKDADQFKIY
- the suhB gene encoding Inositol-1-monophosphatase; translated protein: MLKSVLHEAVMAGAEQVVKYFNQTFDIKYKEGRNNLVTEADEASEKAIIEVIKKTYPDHHILTEESGDLPQHSEYKWIIDPIDGTINFAHGIPINCISVAVEKSGEMILGMVYNPHMNELFFAERGGGATLNGKPIKVSSETDAMKSCLVTGFPYTYIHEQNGPLQVFERLITEGVPVRRLGAAAIDLCWVACGRLDGFYEHRLQPWDSAAGFLIVEEAGGKVTDFDGNPYSPYQHRILATNGLIHEQMLKVIHNQ
- the dapb3 gene encoding Dipeptidyl aminopeptidase BIII, producing MAIAIGLSQELMAQISGTWKGTLEGMGQKIEMTFNVEENKDGTLAASLDIPAQGATGLPLDKVEFKNPEVTLGLSQFGITYKGVLKGEVIEGKFFQSGVEIPLQLKKTKKELPGDPSLPSSEEEIQKLMEMDKGSYKYSVEDYFRKPKSSQFQLSPNGKYLSYMEKDENNKRHVYVKEIATGKVTRAIEEKDELIKGYGWVNDNRLLYVMDKGGDENYHLYAANLDGSQTIDLTPFEGVQANIISASRDYKDFIIVGLNKDNKQIHEPYKINVNTGAIEKLFTNEDPLNPIADYVFNRFGELKAYYKMKDGIKTQLYYRLDGEKDFKLITESNWYEGFSILAFNYASGNKDEAYVLTNLDSDKSRIALYDFKTQKIIKEVFAHPNYDASILSLSRKRNWELDYYGYEGEKVEIIPVSETFKKIHQNLSAQFKNYQFNIAGKTDEEDKYLVIVQSDKLYGRYYIYDTKSGKAELLYDLMPQLNEADMAEMRPITFKSRDGLTIHGYITLPKEALQGKKVPVIVNPHGGPQGIRDSWGFNPEAQLFASRGYATLQVNFRISGGYGKDFLKAGFKQIGRNVMADVEDGVQYIIKQGWADKDRIAIYGGSHGGYATLMGMIRTPELYRCGVDYVGVSNIETFFASFPEYWKPYTEMVKSIWYDLDNPEEAKIAKEVSPVYQIDKIKRPLFVVQGANDPRVKIAESDQIVKALRAKGFNVPYLVKYNEGHGFYKEENQIQFYKAMMGFFYQNLK